One region of Natronorubrum aibiense genomic DNA includes:
- a CDS encoding ATP-binding protein codes for MNLAFGARTNWGKSYGLQAYTERNAPEYDRTVLVDYKDEYTGLVESGLLQRLPLRPGTENLSRAQWRQIFEDNGSLQLARDGMTDDAWREAIATAIAALSQLEERTFLGLDEAHRLAPQRDGYPDEFDTLATTWHGDGMGVAWVTQRFAKLDEDICSQSQASMLGGFGSGNDLDKVRGIVEYPADVHKADAETCPRTLPDELLVDGEPLTLRRYTDDGDNTIGSEWIYSDDTTLRRIDSREWTLESTHYGSDRVRIKHPFD; via the coding sequence ATGAACCTCGCGTTCGGGGCTCGCACGAACTGGGGGAAGAGCTACGGCCTGCAGGCGTACACCGAGCGAAATGCGCCGGAGTACGATCGGACGGTGCTCGTCGACTACAAGGACGAGTACACTGGACTGGTTGAATCGGGCCTGCTACAGCGGCTTCCGCTCCGACCAGGCACTGAAAACCTGTCTCGCGCTCAGTGGCGGCAAATCTTCGAAGACAACGGTAGCTTGCAACTTGCCCGCGACGGGATGACTGACGACGCCTGGCGTGAGGCGATCGCGACCGCGATCGCGGCGCTGTCCCAACTCGAGGAACGGACGTTCTTGGGTTTGGACGAAGCTCACCGTCTCGCACCGCAACGCGACGGCTATCCCGACGAGTTCGACACGCTGGCAACGACATGGCACGGCGATGGAATGGGCGTCGCGTGGGTCACACAGCGGTTCGCAAAACTCGACGAGGACATCTGCTCGCAGTCCCAGGCGTCGATGCTCGGCGGCTTCGGCAGTGGGAACGACCTCGACAAGGTCCGCGGGATCGTCGAATATCCAGCTGACGTCCACAAGGCTGACGCCGAAACGTGTCCCCGAACACTCCCCGACGAGCTTCTTGTCGACGGTGAGCCACTCACTCTTCGGCGCTACACCGACGACGGTGACAACACGATCGGTTCTGAGTGGATCTACTCCGACGATACTACCCTCAGACGCATTGATTCACGCGAATGGACGCTCGAGAGCACGCACTACGGCAGTGACCGCGTCCGGATCAAACACCCCTTCGACTAA
- a CDS encoding phage tail protein, whose translation MPGPAAALAAGEAADKAGDVAEPAAEAVGKVSDNMTEAATESDGFNIAMVIAALVLAYVVYEFTGLFDGAGEAADGIGDAIGDVWGGSTDAAAGTGGAVGDIWDGSTDAAAGAGNAVGDVWDGSTDAAGGIGGAVGGVWSGTTDAIGDVWGGSTDAAGGIGGAIGDVWGGATDAADGAGDLFGDIVGGAADTGGDAVDGAVDTGGDLFGGVIDTGGDAVDSATDTGGDIVDGAADTGGDVIDGATDFGGDVVEGGSNLVGGLI comes from the coding sequence ATGCCAGGACCTGCAGCCGCTCTCGCGGCCGGTGAGGCGGCCGATAAAGCTGGTGACGTCGCAGAGCCTGCGGCCGAAGCCGTCGGCAAGGTTTCCGACAACATGACTGAAGCGGCGACGGAGAGCGATGGCTTCAACATCGCGATGGTGATTGCGGCTCTCGTTCTCGCGTACGTCGTCTACGAGTTTACTGGTCTCTTCGACGGAGCCGGTGAGGCGGCAGACGGAATCGGTGATGCGATCGGTGACGTCTGGGGCGGCTCAACTGACGCGGCCGCTGGAACCGGCGGTGCAGTCGGCGATATCTGGGACGGCTCGACCGATGCAGCTGCTGGGGCCGGCAACGCAGTGGGTGACGTCTGGGACGGTTCGACCGACGCGGCCGGCGGTATCGGCGGTGCAGTTGGCGGTGTGTGGAGCGGCACAACCGATGCAATCGGCGATGTCTGGGGCGGTTCGACAGACGCAGCCGGCGGCATCGGCGGTGCGATCGGCGACGTCTGGGGCGGTGCAACCGATGCTGCAGACGGTGCTGGTGATCTCTTCGGCGATATCGTCGGAGGCGCGGCCGACACCGGTGGAGATGCTGTCGACGGAGCAGTTGACACTGGTGGTGACCTCTTCGGAGGGGTCATCGACACCGGTGGAGACGCCGTCGACAGTGCGACTGATACTGGTGGTGACATCGTCGACGGTGCGGCCGATACCGGCGGCGATGTGATCGACGGAGCAACCGATTTCGGCGGAGACGTCGTTGAAGGCGGTTCGAATCTTGTCGGAGGGCTGATCTAA
- a CDS encoding S1 family peptidase, protein MPPIQGFFAQSTLLSLTIDRDSGETDFASGFFYEHNGHYYVVTNRHVLEITDNEDISSLDDLHQLNPEYPDELFVYIRYDPLNPTNVSREKVDLFDSNGDPLWIEHPNSDVDVIAIPLRVDLSVTHSKPYSKSNFVPSDVEILGGDSAMAIGYPKGLYDSDTYFPVIRDGLIATPPHVDYKNLPVFLMDAKMHGGTSGSPVLTQPSPLQRTQSGISMMSGTPAYLLGIHSGPEYAPLPRDGTEEYDPNLDLNMVWHVEVLEELLDQA, encoded by the coding sequence ATGCCACCGATCCAAGGTTTCTTTGCGCAATCAACGCTTCTTTCGCTCACGATCGACAGAGATAGTGGAGAAACGGATTTCGCATCTGGTTTTTTCTATGAACACAATGGCCATTACTACGTTGTCACGAACCGTCATGTGTTAGAAATAACTGATAATGAGGATATAAGTTCATTAGATGACTTGCATCAACTTAACCCAGAATATCCAGATGAATTGTTCGTATATATCCGATATGATCCGCTAAACCCAACAAACGTATCAAGAGAGAAGGTTGATCTTTTCGACTCAAACGGGGATCCACTATGGATAGAACACCCCAATTCAGACGTTGATGTAATTGCAATCCCACTTCGGGTTGATCTGAGCGTCACTCACAGTAAACCATATTCGAAATCGAATTTTGTCCCCAGTGATGTTGAAATTCTTGGAGGAGATTCAGCAATGGCAATCGGCTATCCAAAAGGGCTCTATGATTCAGATACATATTTTCCCGTAATAAGAGATGGTCTCATTGCTACGCCGCCTCATGTAGATTATAAGAATTTACCAGTATTTTTGATGGATGCTAAAATGCATGGAGGGACGAGCGGAAGCCCAGTTCTCACACAACCGTCTCCCCTTCAGCGTACTCAAAGTGGTATTAGTATGATGAGCGGCACACCTGCTTATCTTCTTGGCATTCATAGTGGACCGGAATATGCACCACTCCCTCGCGATGGGACTGAGGAATACGATCCGAATTTAGACTTGAATATGGTTTGGCACGTGGAAGTTCTTGAAGAACTACTTGATCAGGCCTGA
- a CDS encoding ribbon-helix-helix domain-containing protein: MDHNPSSRVSFGCPDELLETLDEIAEREDKNRSEKLRELVQKEVEAKGDLDEPQPVLPDDERLAEAYRLLHERVSAPHKSKRRVKLKTAKNKLYDNNTPKSAVLGKIIKPLESLGYVSVEAGHQNVWIVVPPMRYTDSEDLVEAGEKAVA, encoded by the coding sequence ATGGATCACAACCCCTCGAGTCGCGTCTCGTTCGGCTGTCCCGACGAACTTCTCGAGACGCTCGACGAGATCGCCGAGCGCGAGGACAAGAACCGAAGCGAGAAGCTCCGCGAACTGGTCCAGAAGGAAGTCGAGGCGAAAGGCGATCTCGACGAACCCCAGCCAGTTCTTCCCGACGACGAACGACTCGCCGAGGCCTACCGACTGCTCCACGAACGAGTCTCTGCTCCCCACAAGAGCAAGCGTCGAGTCAAACTCAAGACTGCCAAAAACAAGCTGTACGACAACAACACTCCCAAAAGCGCAGTTCTCGGTAAGATCATCAAGCCCCTCGAGAGTCTGGGCTACGTCTCGGTGGAGGCAGGACATCAGAACGTGTGGATTGTTGTCCCGCCGATGCGCTACACGGATAGTGAAGATCTCGTCGAAGCGGGAGAAAAAGCAGTCGCATAA
- a CDS encoding SWIM zinc finger family protein, producing MSAFPEPTDGEPVDFLEQRDDETESWARADPRQALIESFGRFGYKVTLRDGEDVHYCALGLEDDEYIGRCDCKGWQYHDGPCAHLCTLRKADFLDLIDVEATDGSPDDEHEMHHATGEALEGELHDTAIEQTQHHEREMEGRA from the coding sequence ATGAGCGCCTTCCCAGAACCCACAGACGGCGAACCCGTCGACTTCCTCGAGCAACGTGACGACGAGACTGAGTCCTGGGCTCGAGCGGATCCTCGCCAGGCGCTGATCGAATCGTTCGGCCGCTTCGGCTACAAGGTCACGCTCAGAGACGGCGAGGACGTCCACTACTGTGCGCTTGGCCTCGAGGACGACGAGTACATTGGTCGGTGTGACTGTAAGGGCTGGCAGTATCACGACGGCCCATGCGCTCATCTCTGCACGCTCCGGAAAGCCGACTTCCTCGACTTGATCGACGTCGAGGCGACCGATGGCAGCCCTGACGACGAACACGAAATGCACCACGCGACCGGCGAGGCACTCGAGGGTGAGCTACACGACACGGCGATCGAGCAGACACAACACCACGAGCGGGAGATGGAGGGCCGGGCATGA
- a CDS encoding HalOD1 output domain-containing protein yields the protein MAVQHRQDRLLVDVIEALAEADRLDLDEVEYTLYDYINPEILMLLANDAGNTWEFTFAVANHEVTITSDGRLFVDGVLCRTDLTLQQPSPTRARSY from the coding sequence ATGGCTGTACAGCACCGACAGGATCGCTTGCTCGTCGACGTGATCGAGGCGTTGGCCGAGGCCGACCGGCTCGATCTCGACGAGGTCGAATACACCCTATACGACTATATCAACCCGGAAATTCTGATGCTGTTGGCCAACGACGCGGGCAACACGTGGGAGTTTACGTTCGCGGTCGCCAACCACGAGGTGACGATTACGAGCGACGGGCGACTGTTCGTCGACGGCGTGCTCTGTCGAACGGATCTGACGCTCCAGCAGCCATCACCGACGCGTGCCCGCAGTTACTGA
- a CDS encoding DUF1328 domain-containing protein, with the protein MLELALLFFVIALVAGAFGATGVAGFSMAIAKWLVVLFLVLAVVSLLL; encoded by the coding sequence ATGCTCGAACTCGCGCTGCTGTTTTTCGTGATCGCACTCGTCGCCGGCGCGTTCGGCGCAACCGGCGTCGCAGGGTTCTCGATGGCAATCGCGAAGTGGCTGGTCGTGCTCTTTCTCGTCCTCGCGGTCGTGTCGCTACTGCTGTGA
- a CDS encoding helix-turn-helix transcriptional regulator, whose amino-acid sequence MVFNTLWARLSSLWSTDSTDETADDGSTSTAEDDTDDETLSYAEEIEYGVDERELPDEDKILRLLVKRGGRVDRATVREETGWSDDHLADVIDRMEDDGQVSAITVGRKQVICRRGFEPKGYRSHLNE is encoded by the coding sequence ATGGTATTCAACACACTCTGGGCCCGACTGTCGTCTCTCTGGTCGACGGATTCGACGGATGAGACCGCTGATGACGGATCCACGAGCACGGCAGAGGACGATACCGACGACGAAACGCTGAGTTATGCGGAGGAGATCGAGTACGGGGTCGACGAACGGGAACTGCCCGACGAAGACAAGATTCTCAGGCTACTGGTCAAACGCGGGGGCCGTGTCGACCGAGCGACCGTTCGCGAAGAAACCGGCTGGTCGGACGACCACCTGGCCGACGTCATCGATCGGATGGAAGACGACGGTCAGGTCAGTGCGATCACCGTCGGCCGCAAGCAAGTGATCTGCCGGCGCGGCTTCGAGCCCAAAGGATACCGCTCACATCTAAACGAGTAG
- a CDS encoding DUF7344 domain-containing protein, translating to MANDDPASTDKTSLSEVFDVLTHGSRQRILLELVDHNPRTAAEFEAEEFAGGEGNHDTLKIELHHAHLPALADAGFINWDSQTGTITRGPRFGEIEPLLTLIDDHQEELPTDWP from the coding sequence ATGGCAAACGACGATCCGGCCTCGACGGACAAGACATCACTAAGCGAGGTCTTCGATGTGCTCACCCACGGTTCCCGGCAACGGATTCTCTTGGAACTGGTCGATCACAATCCACGGACTGCGGCTGAATTCGAGGCCGAAGAATTCGCCGGAGGGGAGGGCAATCACGACACGCTCAAAATTGAACTCCACCACGCTCATTTGCCCGCTCTGGCGGACGCGGGGTTCATCAACTGGGACTCCCAGACTGGGACAATTACCCGCGGGCCCCGCTTCGGTGAAATTGAGCCGCTTCTCACATTGATTGACGACCACCAAGAAGAACTCCCGACCGACTGGCCGTAA
- a CDS encoding helix-turn-helix domain-containing protein, which translates to MSVVAEFTVDADQFQLGNTLSGVPGITFELERCVPTGDLALPFLWATTEEDLDEVVETFETQLLDSQYVKKILALDKIKNGIFYRISWTDPTEDLLDAIITSDATILQARSEQGTRWEFSVRFVDHDKLALFQNTLADHEVRIHIDRIYTFAEETDHRRQFDLSFEQREALVLAVQRGYFATPSKVSLDELADELGITKQAVSARIRRANEKVLETTLLSSAVAERGGD; encoded by the coding sequence ATGAGTGTCGTCGCCGAATTCACTGTCGATGCAGACCAGTTTCAACTCGGTAACACCCTCTCGGGCGTACCGGGTATCACCTTTGAACTTGAACGGTGTGTCCCAACAGGAGACCTTGCTCTCCCGTTCCTGTGGGCTACCACAGAAGAAGACCTCGACGAGGTGGTGGAAACGTTTGAAACGCAACTCCTCGACAGTCAGTATGTCAAGAAAATTCTGGCTCTCGATAAGATAAAAAACGGAATATTCTACCGAATCTCGTGGACAGATCCTACAGAGGATCTCCTCGATGCGATCATTACCTCAGACGCGACTATCCTCCAAGCACGCTCCGAGCAGGGAACGCGATGGGAGTTCAGCGTTCGGTTTGTGGATCACGATAAGTTGGCGTTGTTTCAAAACACCTTGGCTGATCACGAGGTCAGAATCCATATCGACCGTATCTACACGTTCGCCGAGGAGACCGATCACCGACGACAGTTCGATCTTTCGTTCGAACAACGGGAAGCGTTAGTGCTCGCAGTTCAGCGAGGCTACTTTGCGACGCCGAGCAAAGTGAGTCTCGACGAGTTAGCGGACGAACTCGGTATTACAAAACAGGCGGTCTCGGCCCGCATTCGGCGTGCCAACGAGAAAGTTCTCGAAACGACGTTGCTCTCCTCGGCAGTTGCGGAGCGTGGTGGTGATTAA
- a CDS encoding IS5 family transposase, whose product MQTLPKSRLLQFVEKAFHLAQRATARYSSKFSKQRYTLHQHIVLLCLKIRKNTSYRTLLDELIEMPRIRNEIGLAEIPSPSTLCKAFHRLEMAVWRVLLNLSVALLPTNGVVSIDASGFDRSYASKHYTKRAKLTIKQLKVTLLIDTKANAILDIHVTTTRKHDSQIAPSLIRRNRNSIRILLGDKGYDDQTIRSLAREYEIRPLIKHREFTSLHYAWNARMDTDLYGHRSQSETVNSALKRKYGAFVRSRYWWKQFRELVIRCVVYNIEIDLSN is encoded by the coding sequence ATGCAGACTCTCCCAAAATCAAGGTTGCTTCAATTCGTAGAGAAGGCATTTCACTTAGCTCAACGAGCTACGGCCCGATACTCCTCCAAGTTCTCGAAGCAACGCTACACGCTCCACCAACACATCGTTCTGCTCTGTCTGAAAATCCGCAAGAACACGTCATACCGTACACTTCTTGACGAACTCATCGAGATGCCACGTATTAGAAACGAAATTGGTCTCGCTGAAATTCCATCGCCGTCAACACTGTGTAAAGCGTTCCATCGCCTTGAGATGGCTGTGTGGCGTGTGCTTCTCAATCTCTCGGTCGCGTTGCTCCCAACCAATGGTGTTGTCAGCATTGACGCGTCAGGCTTCGATCGAAGCTATGCATCCAAGCATTATACGAAACGAGCGAAACTCACTATCAAGCAGTTGAAAGTCACACTCTTGATCGATACCAAAGCGAACGCTATCCTTGATATTCACGTCACAACGACCCGAAAACACGATTCACAGATCGCTCCATCACTCATCAGGCGCAATCGCAACAGCATCCGTATCCTGCTCGGAGACAAGGGATACGACGACCAGACAATCCGATCGCTCGCACGGGAATATGAGATACGTCCACTCATCAAGCATCGGGAATTCACCTCACTCCACTACGCGTGGAATGCGCGGATGGACACTGATCTCTACGGGCACCGCAGTCAAAGTGAAACGGTTAATTCCGCTCTCAAACGGAAGTACGGTGCCTTCGTACGGTCACGGTACTGGTGGAAACAGTTCCGTGAACTCGTCATCAGGTGCGTTGTCTACAATATTGAGATCGATCTCTCCAACTAA
- a CDS encoding SelT/SelW/SelH family protein → MTSVEIEYCVPCGFLERAEALQHALLSTFGDRLEAVALVTGENGVFAVRVDDEVVFEKSDAAYDVDEIVRQVRDRL, encoded by the coding sequence ATGACGAGCGTTGAAATCGAGTACTGCGTGCCGTGTGGGTTCCTCGAGCGTGCCGAGGCCCTCCAGCACGCCCTCCTGTCGACATTCGGCGACCGACTCGAGGCAGTAGCGCTCGTGACCGGCGAGAACGGTGTCTTCGCCGTTCGCGTCGACGACGAGGTCGTCTTCGAAAAAAGCGACGCAGCATACGACGTCGACGAAATCGTGCGACAGGTGCGTGATCGACTGTGA
- the surE gene encoding 5'/3'-nucleotidase SurE — protein MSDPLEILLTNDDGIDSTGIRALHDALSEHGNVTVVAPANDHSACGRALSHEVDVSDHELGYAVHGTPADCVVAGLAELGPFPDIVVAGCNKGANLGEYVLGRSGTISAAVEAAFFDVPAIATSMYVPASGSSLSEIDLDVDDYAEATRVTSYLVEHALGAGVFDHAAYLNVNVPLAEGDPAPFEVTHPSKRYEMDAERDGNRVHLKDRVWERMDPETLPDPKGTDRRAVVEGRISVSPLIAPHSTNHHEALTALAETYPDTIDRPSP, from the coding sequence ATGAGCGACCCCCTCGAGATCCTGCTGACGAACGACGACGGGATCGACAGCACCGGCATTCGGGCACTCCACGATGCGCTCTCCGAACACGGAAACGTGACCGTCGTCGCTCCCGCAAACGATCACAGCGCCTGCGGGCGAGCACTGTCACACGAGGTCGACGTCAGCGACCACGAGCTGGGGTACGCCGTCCACGGAACACCCGCCGACTGCGTCGTCGCCGGGCTTGCCGAACTCGGGCCGTTCCCAGACATCGTCGTTGCGGGCTGTAACAAGGGGGCGAATCTGGGCGAGTACGTCCTCGGCCGCTCGGGAACGATCAGCGCCGCCGTCGAAGCCGCCTTCTTCGACGTCCCCGCCATCGCAACCTCGATGTACGTCCCTGCCTCGGGGTCGTCACTCAGCGAAATCGACCTCGACGTCGACGATTACGCCGAAGCGACCCGCGTGACGAGCTATCTCGTCGAGCACGCCCTCGGGGCCGGTGTCTTCGATCACGCCGCGTACCTCAACGTCAACGTCCCCCTTGCCGAGGGCGACCCCGCACCCTTCGAGGTCACGCACCCCTCGAAGCGATACGAGATGGATGCCGAACGAGACGGGAACCGCGTCCACCTCAAAGATCGCGTCTGGGAGCGAATGGACCCCGAAACGCTGCCTGATCCCAAGGGAACAGATCGCCGGGCTGTTGTCGAAGGACGCATCAGCGTCTCCCCGCTGATAGCCCCCCACTCGACGAACCACCACGAGGCACTCACCGCGCTCGCGGAGACGTACCCTGACACGATCGATCGGCCATCCCCGTGA
- a CDS encoding small ribosomal subunit Rsm22 family protein: protein MSDQRDAVRSNAAYLRNVRPIDPEEICDYIEGSPHPAVVRQHLRELAVDLGLLEREDGTFVPVAEEPVSPRRGPVERFPAAYERRLDDLLADRYGVNWHEDATGDLLRSTIRRFKAHYLEGRPVEYDDDVAAGYAIYHLPGYYAAVQYALDDLAERGLLDRTMRVLDLGAGVGGPALGLCDYVPDDSLLEYHAVEPSAAADVLEDLLAETGRNVHTTIHRTTAEAFDPAAAIADGDGFDPTAPDDGFDLVLACNVLSEVDDPTAVLRSALELLAPTGTALAMAPADKNTSVGLRQIERDLEDERLWERDELGLADEDDTDGRHGRVTVYGPTVRLWSGERPTDRGWSFDVRPDLEVPQFQRKLDAATPADDDEHAPGEFVNVDVQFSYSQLRLDGRRRHELALETRDWAKMADMDAHVTNRIDLVAAKLSRSLSESDGDDGRGRGDRPNPLFKISDGSESIDHYAVLTNETELNRPLLETDYGDLCSFEQVLALWNDDEEAYNLVVDENTIVDRLH from the coding sequence ATGAGTGACCAGCGAGACGCCGTCCGATCGAACGCCGCGTATCTCCGCAACGTCAGGCCGATCGATCCCGAGGAGATCTGTGACTACATCGAGGGCTCGCCCCACCCAGCGGTCGTCCGCCAGCACCTCCGGGAGCTGGCGGTCGACCTCGGCTTACTCGAGCGCGAGGACGGAACGTTCGTCCCCGTCGCCGAAGAGCCGGTGTCGCCACGGCGCGGCCCCGTCGAGCGGTTCCCTGCGGCGTACGAACGCCGCCTCGACGACCTGCTGGCCGATCGCTACGGCGTCAACTGGCACGAGGACGCGACCGGCGACCTCCTGCGCTCGACGATTCGCCGGTTCAAAGCTCACTACCTCGAGGGCCGGCCGGTCGAGTACGACGACGACGTCGCCGCCGGCTACGCGATCTACCACCTGCCGGGGTACTACGCCGCCGTCCAGTACGCGCTGGACGATCTCGCCGAGCGCGGCCTGCTGGACCGGACGATGCGTGTGCTCGACCTCGGTGCCGGTGTCGGCGGGCCAGCACTCGGGCTCTGTGACTACGTGCCCGACGACTCACTGCTCGAGTACCATGCCGTCGAACCCAGCGCGGCCGCGGACGTCCTCGAGGACCTGCTCGCGGAAACGGGTCGAAACGTCCACACCACGATTCACCGGACGACTGCAGAGGCGTTCGATCCGGCAGCCGCTATCGCCGACGGCGACGGGTTCGATCCGACGGCCCCCGACGACGGCTTCGACCTCGTGCTCGCCTGTAACGTGTTGAGCGAGGTCGACGATCCGACGGCCGTGCTCCGCTCGGCGCTCGAACTGCTCGCACCGACCGGGACGGCGCTCGCGATGGCTCCCGCCGACAAGAACACCAGCGTCGGGCTTCGCCAGATCGAACGCGACCTCGAGGACGAACGCCTCTGGGAGCGCGACGAACTGGGGCTCGCCGACGAGGACGACACCGACGGCCGACACGGTCGCGTGACCGTCTACGGCCCCACCGTTCGGCTCTGGTCCGGCGAGCGACCTACCGACCGCGGCTGGTCGTTCGATGTCCGCCCCGACCTCGAGGTGCCCCAATTCCAGCGCAAACTCGACGCGGCGACCCCGGCCGACGACGACGAGCACGCCCCCGGCGAGTTCGTCAACGTCGACGTCCAGTTTTCCTACTCGCAACTGCGCCTCGACGGTCGACGACGCCACGAGCTGGCCCTCGAGACCCGCGATTGGGCGAAGATGGCCGACATGGACGCCCACGTAACCAACCGAATCGACCTCGTCGCCGCGAAGCTCAGTCGCTCGTTGAGCGAGTCCGACGGGGACGACGGCCGCGGTCGAGGCGACCGGCCGAACCCGCTGTTCAAGATCAGCGACGGCAGCGAGTCGATCGACCACTACGCCGTCCTCACGAACGAAACCGAACTCAACCGGCCGTTGCTCGAGACCGACTACGGCGACCTCTGTTCGTTCGAGCAGGTCCTCGCGCTCTGGAACGACGACGAAGAAGCCTACAATCTGGTCGTCGACGAGAACACGATCGTCGACCGCCTTCACTGA
- a CDS encoding prephenate dehydrogenase/arogenate dehydrogenase family protein, with the protein MDVLIVGAGAMGTWFGRATDATVTFADVDEDAAAAAADAVGDDAETTALEGTDSYDVVCLAVPMGHVVAAIADHAGRADRAIVDVSGVMGPPLEAMATHAPDLERASFHPLFAPERAPGSIAVASDNPGPTIDALLENLVDRGNDPLETTAAEHDEAMETVQAATHAAVLSFALAAESVPDGFETPIYDGLRELAEQVTEGTPRVYADIQQTFAGAEKVADAATKIAEADPATLESLYREAATQWHGEDAADGAAGERSTTETDAIDAADVPDETDGGSTE; encoded by the coding sequence ATGGACGTACTGATCGTCGGTGCGGGCGCGATGGGGACGTGGTTCGGCCGGGCCACGGACGCCACCGTCACGTTCGCCGACGTGGACGAAGACGCCGCCGCCGCAGCCGCCGATGCAGTCGGTGACGACGCCGAGACCACCGCGCTCGAGGGCACGGACAGCTACGACGTGGTCTGTCTCGCCGTCCCGATGGGCCACGTCGTCGCCGCGATCGCCGACCACGCCGGCCGGGCCGACCGCGCGATCGTCGACGTCTCGGGCGTGATGGGACCCCCGCTCGAGGCGATGGCCACGCACGCACCCGACCTCGAGCGAGCGAGCTTCCACCCGCTGTTCGCTCCCGAGCGGGCCCCCGGCTCGATCGCCGTCGCGAGCGACAACCCCGGCCCGACGATCGACGCGCTGCTCGAGAACCTGGTCGACCGCGGCAATGACCCGCTCGAAACGACCGCAGCCGAACACGACGAGGCGATGGAGACGGTGCAGGCGGCGACCCACGCCGCCGTGCTCTCGTTTGCCCTCGCCGCCGAGTCGGTTCCCGACGGGTTCGAGACGCCGATTTACGACGGCCTCCGAGAACTCGCCGAGCAGGTGACCGAAGGCACGCCGCGTGTCTACGCCGATATTCAACAGACCTTTGCCGGTGCCGAGAAAGTCGCCGACGCCGCCACAAAGATCGCCGAGGCCGACCCGGCGACACTCGAGTCGCTGTACCGCGAGGCGGCCACACAGTGGCACGGCGAGGACGCAGCCGACGGCGCGGCTGGCGAGCGGTCGACGACCGAAACCGACGCGATCGATGCGGCCGACGTACCCGACGAGACCGATGGAGGATCTACAGAATGA
- a CDS encoding GNAT family N-acetyltransferase — protein MGATERPTFTSDAKRRLYEYVERNGTVKRHKLLDVVSLSAEEFQSNLEALKTDGYLQEEGGTLRIALEFGAVTEHERDGIEFVIRPGRQSDFDGLIDTIRDVTSEETYVVAETIAEELLYDDTVTRHNTVRSRMFFVATVDGEVVGWTHLDLPQIEQMQGTAQQTVGVREDYRGHGIGSKLLERGLEWAEANGYRKLYNSVPITNDRALEFLTNHGWDTEAIRRDHYAIDGDLVDEVMMAREL, from the coding sequence ATGGGAGCGACCGAACGGCCAACGTTTACATCGGACGCCAAGCGGCGTCTCTACGAATACGTCGAGCGCAACGGGACCGTCAAGCGACACAAGCTGTTAGACGTCGTGTCGCTCTCGGCCGAGGAGTTCCAGTCGAACCTCGAGGCGCTGAAAACCGACGGCTATCTCCAAGAGGAGGGTGGGACACTCCGGATCGCCCTCGAGTTCGGCGCGGTGACCGAACACGAGCGAGACGGGATCGAGTTCGTCATCCGGCCGGGTCGCCAATCCGACTTCGACGGGCTCATCGACACGATCCGGGACGTCACCTCGGAGGAGACGTACGTCGTCGCCGAAACCATCGCCGAGGAACTGCTGTACGACGACACCGTCACCAGACACAACACCGTCAGGTCCCGGATGTTCTTCGTCGCGACGGTCGACGGCGAGGTCGTCGGCTGGACGCATCTCGATCTCCCGCAGATCGAACAGATGCAGGGCACCGCCCAGCAGACCGTCGGCGTCCGCGAGGACTACCGCGGCCACGGCATCGGCAGCAAACTCCTCGAGCGCGGCCTCGAGTGGGCCGAAGCCAACGGCTACCGAAAGCTGTACAACAGCGTGCCGATCACCAACGATCGCGCCCTCGAGTTCCTGACGAACCACGGCTGGGATACCGAGGCGATCCGCCGGGACCACTACGCGATCGATGGCGACCTCGTCGACGAGGTGATGATGGCCCGCGAACTGTAG